GTTTAAGCAGGCAGAGAACATCTGCAGGCAAGCCACAATCCAGCTGAGAGAGAAGACAGGGCCTCAGAATTGGAGGGCTCTGAAAGAGCAGCTTTTCAACAAGTTTATCCTGCGTCTTGTGTCATGTGTTCAGCTGGCAAGCAAACTTTCCTTCCACTACAAAGTAAGGCGCTGGGGTTGCGCATGGGCACCTGAGTGTTAGAGAGAAACCAGTTCATCCAAAGGTGGCTTTGAGAAACCCGCTCCTAGGCTAGGTGATACTACTCATGCAGAAATTCCAGAGTGTAATTATGCTTCCTAAGCATAcctcctaaacacacacacacgggtcACGCAGAAGCAGTTACTAAATAGTCTGAAGTTCTGTTCCCAAAGTGTAATTGTTGGACGGATGCCATCATTCATACAGGTCACCTTTCCTCCCCTTGGACTCAAGGACAGTTAAGGTGCCTGAATTGCCAACCTACCTATTAGTATTAGAGGCAACCTATTACATTTATAAAGGATAAAACGCTTCCACATCACTGTGCGATGTCTGTATAgtatcatttattcagcaaatatttattgtcttcTATGGCCAGATGCTGCACTAGGTGCCGTGGCTACAGGAGTAAAAATATTGTCTGTGCTCTCAAGGAATTTATTACCTGACGGGAGAAGACACACAGGCTAATAATGTGAGCAAGTGTTCTGATTAGTGTAAATACAGAGGGCTCTGAATAGACCTAATCAGCCTTGGAGAGTCGAGGAAGTGTATTTAGAGAAAATGACTTTTTGGGGGAACAAACAACAGAACATTTATTCATTATCTTCCACCTGCTGTTAACCTCTGTCTCCACTCCCATCTAGAGATAAGCTTCTCTCAGTTCTGCCTTTCTTTGAGATTaatcaaacatttttaataactCTTTTCTTCTATTAACTTACAGTAATGCATTATTCTTTTGTTATCCAAGAATGTTTCACTGCCTGTACCCTCTAGTATAAGTTGAATACAAATGGTGAGGGCAGACATCTTTGCTTTTTCACAATCTTAGGGAGAAAGTGTTCAATATTTCACCATTGTAAGTGGTGTTAGCTGTAGGATTTTTGGTAgtgcactttatttattttttttattttggttgtgccgggtcttagttagttgtggcaggtgggctccttagttgcggctcaccagctccttagttgtggcatacgaactcttagttgccacatgcatgtgggacctagttccctaccagggatccaacccacgtcccctgcattggaaagcagattctcaaccactgcgccaccagggaagtccctggtactTGCACTTTAACCAATAGAGAAAATGACTTCttgaaggggagggtgggggagatgggTGGATCctaaggaaagagggagaggaggtaaGGAGAGCAGTGGGGGTgttgggggtgaggagggagatCCAGATACAGGAAAGAGCATGTGTAGAGGCTTGGACAGCGTGTGGGTTTGGGGAGTGCAAGTAATTCTATATGGCAAGTGTAGAGTGTAAGGGGGAATTACCAAGAGAGAAGATGAGATAAAGGCATGGGCTGGATTGTGAAGGGCTTTGTTTACTATGCCAAGATGTATGACCTCTATTCTGACACCCTGCTCTCCCTTTCActctattttggttttctttgctcAGATAATCAGCAACGTTACAGTCCTGAATTTCCTCCAGGCTCTTGGGTATCTACACACTAAAGAAGAACTGCTGGAGTCAGAGCTTGATGTTTTGAAGTCCCTGAACTTCCAAATCAATCTGCCTACTCCCCTGGCGTATGTGGAGATGCTCTTGGAGGTTTTAGGTACTTTATTAAGTGTGTCGGGTGTGTGGGTTGGAGTCTTCCATAGAAGGCAGTAAGAATGTGCCTAGGGGTTTGAGGGCAGTGGGCGGAAGCTGCCAGTGAGGAACAGCAGGAAGCGCGCATTGACTGAGGAAGGTAGTTTCCTCTAGCACTGGTCAGGGAAACAAACACCAGCCTCGGCACCTGGCTTCTGTTTGGCCTCATTAAGCACCCTCTTATTGTAGCATCAAAGAGTTGACTTTGTGGAGAGGCACGAGCTGAGAGGGGAACAAACAAATACGCCCCAGTTGTATATATACTGTAGCTGGAGATTTTTCTACCTCTCCCTTTGTCCTTTAAAATCGACCTCCAGCTACAGAGGTTTCTTACGGTAGAACATAGCAACCAGGAAGCACAGTAGCAGCTCAGCAGCTTTGTGTCACATGACAGCTGTGATTAGGATCAGAGAAGAGGTACATAATGCTCTTTACCGTGCGCACACTCCATCTAGGATACAACGGCTGTTTGGTGCCAGCCACACAGCTGTATGCAACCTGCCTGAACCTACTGGACCTAGTCTATCTTCTCCATGAACCTGTATATGAGAGCCTGCTGAGGGCTTCAATTGAGAACTCCACACCCAGTCAGCTGCAAGGGTAAGGCAACTCCTTTATTGTAGGCTCCTTCCAGAAACAGGGAGTCAGTAACATACCACAAGAACTTGGGAAATGGAATTTACCTAGCAAGGCACCCAGTCCACAGATAACCTGCGTGGGTTATCTCTTTCTAATTAACATCCAATACGTTGTTTGGTTGGATGACTGAGCCCAATCAGCAAAACCCTAAAGGCTTttacttttaacatttaaatgaCTTCTAGTAATTAACATACTTTCATTCCTAGctcttcttttatagctgcttATAATTTGAGATTACTGAACTGCTTTTATAGCCACTTAggaaaaaaagccagtcacaggGTTGCAACTTGGACAAAAGTGTTTGATTACTGTACAGTCAGACTGGTAAAAAGCCTCACAGTTACATTGTTAGGGAGACAGACGGAACAACTAAAGGTCCGTAAGCCATTCAGACAGGAGGCTCATGTTTTAATCCGTTGAGTTGGGGGAGGTTGGAAGAGGGAATCAATTAGCTATTATTTGACCATTTCTTTCCATCTATAAAAATTCCATGATCAACATAAACAACTCATAGTTGAAGTCCCATAACCCTAGGATTTGGAAGATCAAGTGTCATTCTAGCTCCAAAATTAATATGGTTTTAATCACTTAGGGAAAAGTTTATTTCCGTGAAGGAAGACTTCATGCTGTTGGCAGTAGGAATCATTGCAGCAAGTGCTTTCATCCAAAACCATGAGTGTTGGAGCCAGGTATGCACCACTGAGCAGGACCAGCATGGTCAGAATTCATTTAATAGAAAGCATTCTCCCCTCAGttaaaggaaaacagaagacAAGCTATGAAAGGTAAGTGCCAAGACCCAGGACTAGGATGAATGAGCAGGATTTGGGACGGAAAAACTACGGTGGTACTGAAAAATGTTCTCCAGTTTTCCTCTTATGAAATTGGAAATGGAGGCCCAAGTTCAGCTTGTTCATTTCCCATTATGATGATAATCCGCTACTATGTTAAAGTCCAATAAGTGTATCCTCCCAAATAGAAAAAATGTCAAGACCCAAATATCCCTCTCATATTTCACAAAACTTATCTCCAGCAGAGGGAAATGTCTACCAGAAACTTTCCATGCTAACACTATCAGGGCAAAGGTATCCTAGTGTAATTTGGCCATTGGCAAACGCTGGGATCTGGATTTAATCTTCTCTGTaagctcagagaaatgaaaaaatttacatttgGCTTGAGAAAACAGCCCCAGCAACGTGTCTGTGCACTAACACATGTTTATTTAGTAATAAGAaatctgtctctgtttctgaAGGTTGCGGGGCATTTGCAAAGCATCACTGGCATTGCCTTGGAGAGCATTGCCGAACTCTCTTATGCAATCCTGACTCACAGCGTGGGAGCCAGCACTCCAGGTCGACAGCGGCCTGTTCCACCCCACCTGGTGGCCGGAGCACTGAGGGCTGCGACTTCTCCAACACATGAGGCCGGCGGAATCCGCCCAAAATAAACAGCCTTCTGTCACTGCACTCATCTCTCCCTTGCCTTACTTTCATACTCAGCGTACGGAAGTTCCAAGTATCTTCTGAGCTGTGTTTTATATTCCAACTTGATGCTTATTTTTCTGCATCAGAGAAAGAGTTCAGGTGAATAAAGCACGTCCTCTTCGTCGTACCAGACTGAAAATGTCCAAGAGCCGGGACAAGATATTAGAATATCAGtgaaattagtttatttttgtttaacaaGATATTTATGGCTTTCCTCTTAACTGTTCATTAAGGGAGAACATCAGACATGGAGATTAGTATTAACCAGGGGCTCAAAAACTGAGACCATCTGGGTGACCTTGACTGAGCATCAAGGAGGTAGCCTTTATTTCCCCTTAAAGTTAAATATCTCTGTTCTGTTACTGAGAGCTACACAAATAGGGCTTTCTCTACAGCTGTCTACTTTTCAttagagtctttttaaaaaactaacaccCATCTCTAAACATGTTTCAGCAGACTTTCCACATACCTGCACTTGAACTCGATTCTCCCAGAATACAAAGTACTCTATTCTAGTTAAAGAAAAACCCAACAGTGCACCTCTGGGCAGTTATCAGACTGCAGTAAATCTTTTATTACAAATAATTAAATCTCTCCATAAGGTCTCAAACAGTATCAAACACAATTTCATATCTCTAACACAGAGCAGAGCAGGCATTCAGTACTAGAACCAAGTGAGAAGTGTTAAATTTCAAGCTTCTGATCACATCACGTGGTGACCAAAGCTTACATGTCATTTTCTCACGTTATCCAACTGTGCATCTCACACATCTTGTAGTCTCAGTGGAGACAAAAGTTTCTATTTCATATTCTAAGTGCAGGAAGTTGAGAGAGATAAAATCCAGTGAAAACACATCAATCTCAATTCAActcagtctaaaaaaaaaaaagcaaacttaaaTTAGTTGTTTTGCGGGGACAAAGGGAAAGGAAGGCATGGGGTTAAGAGTCAAAACTGTGATAAAGGCCAGTTGCTATACATGGCATGTTGTAGCTCTGGAAAGTATctgttatgttttaaaataaagtggcttttgtggatttttttttctttttcggtatTGTAAACATGTGCTGTTTAATAGTACCCGAATTtaatttaacacttttttttttttttttgcaaacaaaacaaaatttaaagccTTTAAGGCAAACAAACCCCTAAGGAAAAAAGCAAGTCATTTGTTATAAAACTGTGAGGATACCCAAGCAAGACCCCACTTAAGATTCGTCAGCATGAACTTGAGAGCTTTTGTCCACTGTTCCTCAGAGTTAAACTGGGTTTTGATGGAATAGGAGCCACCGCTGCCTCCTGTGTCTTCAATCTTGCCTTTCTCCACATCCATCCTGCAAATGAACACAGCAGAACTCATTAGTAACTGAGATCCGAGTTAAGTCAGTTCAGGCAAATGGGCAGGGACTTGATCATGGGACCATTCACGTCATTTTATCTACTAAAGAACTCTTGGCAAGGAATGGTAGTGTATTTTGGATTTGCTTGAAAGCCCAATATCAGGAAGGCTGTCACAAGAGCCTCATTGTCATTGCGGAGTACAGGGACAAGACACACACCCAAACAGATGAGAAGCCTGGAGCAGAGGGTAAGTGACGGTTACAGTACTCCTCACTGTTTTCCTAGGCATTCCTCACTtatggggagagaagggaggcagaagaagagaaatgctttgttttggggtgatggaagcAGCTCAGCCTTACTGTGTTAACCAAGGTGTCCATCCATCTCTGGGCTCCTACAAAATTTGATCAAAGGAAGCATTCCTGTATATTTCCAAGGGTGTAAGGGAAAAACCTCCCTGAAACTGGAGAGCAGGCTTGAGCTCTGCAGCAAGAAAATCCCCCACACCATCTAAGTCAACATTCTTTTTCTCCAGGGACCAGGTGGTTACATTCTGTCCTGTTTGCAGTGTTGGATCAGTCTCTGCCCATCAGTGTCAATGTCATCTTACTCCATTTTCTGCTTTCCCACTATATGTACTAGTTTTGCCTCCACTCTACTGTCCCTTCAATTCTGCTCACTCTGGTCCTACTCTAGGTTCATTCAGCACCGGGGGATACTGACCTGTAAGGAAGACAAAAACGTGTCTCGCCTTTCTCAACCTCTTCTTTGAACTGCTGCACACAGTCCAGGAAAGCCACCATTGCATGGTCAAACTTGTTGTCCCAGAAAAACCGCAGCCCCCCAGAACAGTACAATGGCAGCTCCTGCCCGAGAAAAGAGAACTGGCTATAGCTGTGGCCCTAACACAGGTTACCGGAGACTGTTCCCAATCCTATCGATCTCTCAAGTCATGTTATGTCTGTATTCCACTGGCAACAGTAACCTTGGGCAAATAACAATGCACCTAAGACTGTTTCACCATCAGTGGAAATGTATTAAACATCTACCGCACAGCGATGCCTTCCCCGTCCTGGTGCACATATTCTGCTCTGATCTGCCCATAGCCCTTCTCAACActgtaaaaatttaattttctttacaggCCCCAAAGAGCTAATCCTGAACTAGACAGGACACTGAACCAGACATTGGCTCAACATGAGATATCTCAGTCTAAGAAAGAAGCTAAATAATGCCATTATCAAAACTAAACCATTTCGTTAGAAGGTAAAAGGATTCTGTATTCCAGCGAAAATGGACCTTCCTGGGTACCTTAGATTTGTCTGTCAGAGACTCCAGATACGAATGGTTTCCATAGGGAACAAGTCGATACCTAAAATGGAGATGCAGACAGAGATGGAAATAGGACTCCTCCTAAAGTGATTACTGGGATGTTATGACCCAGTGACTTTCAGTCTTCAGCTACCCAAGAACctctattattatttccactcCTCTCTCACCTCCCCACGGGCTCCATGTTTAAAAGGTTTTGTTTCCCAAACAAACTACATTTATTAGATAATTATCTGGGGGCCTTTTAAGGATGCATGTATGTCCTGGTTTAGATTTagaaacagaaactgaaaaacagcTTTAGGAACACGAGGTTACGGAGACAGGAAGTTGGGGACCACGGCTGTGGTCGTGCAGTTCAAGGACTGCTCAATCATTGGAAAGGGACTGTGGTGAGGGGAAAACCAGAAGCAGACAGTCTCCATGGACAGAATACTCCCCGTTCGTTGGGAGCGAGGGCTCTTGCCATAGTGGACAAGGGTACCAGGTAGGAGATACAGATTATATCACAGACACACCACACGCAGGAAAGGACTACATTTCTTAC
This sequence is a window from Pseudorca crassidens isolate mPseCra1 chromosome 19, mPseCra1.hap1, whole genome shotgun sequence. Protein-coding genes within it:
- the CNTD1 gene encoding cyclin N-terminal domain-containing protein 1 isoform X2, whose amino-acid sequence is MDRPVRPRLASLSDFQFGAVATETIEDALLHLAQQNEQAVREAAGRMGSFRETRIVEFVFLLSEQWCLEKSVSYQAVEILERFMFKQAENICRQATIQLREKTGPQNWRALKEQLFNKFILRLVSCVQLASKLSFHYKIISNVTVLNFLQALGYLHTKEELLESELDVLKSLNFQINLPTPLAYVEMLLEVLGYNGCLVPATQLYATCLNLLDLVYLLHEPVYESLLRASIENSTPSQLQGEKFISVKEDFMLLAVGIIAASAFIQNHECWSQVCTTEQDQHGQNSFNRKHSPLS
- the CNTD1 gene encoding cyclin N-terminal domain-containing protein 1 isoform X1, whose protein sequence is MDRPVRPRLASLSDFQFGAVATETIEDALLHLAQQNEQAVREAAGRMGSFRETRIVEFVFLLSEQWCLEKSVSYQAVEILERFMFKQAENICRQATIQLREKTGPQNWRALKEQLFNKFILRLVSCVQLASKLSFHYKIISNVTVLNFLQALGYLHTKEELLESELDVLKSLNFQINLPTPLAYVEMLLEVLGYNGCLVPATQLYATCLNLLDLVYLLHEPVYESLLRASIENSTPSQLQGEKFISVKEDFMLLAVGIIAASAFIQNHECWSQVAGHLQSITGIALESIAELSYAILTHSVGASTPGRQRPVPPHLVAGALRAATSPTHEAGGIRPK